One genomic window of Hydra vulgaris chromosome 03, alternate assembly HydraT2T_AEP includes the following:
- the LOC136078808 gene encoding uncharacterized protein LOC136078808 yields the protein MWLNDCMQRVVLGEEVSEWRNVNSELPQGSALGSVLGPRLFILFINNLPEGIVHKINIYSHESKIIRIIKSALDITTFQTDIDAGTWSNTWLMHFSIDKYKAMHAGCPRKRLSHEYSMETADSTRHTITTTTFLN from the coding sequence ATGTGGCTAAACGATTGTATGCAACGAGTTGTCCTAGGAGAAGAAGTTTCTGAGTGGAGGAACGTCAATAGTGAACTTCCTCAAGGTTCTGCCCTAGGTTCTGTCCTAGGGCCACgacttttcattttgtttataaataatcttCCTGAAGGTATTGTTCacaagataaatatatattctcatgaaagtaaaattattaggaTCATAAAGTCGGCATTGGACATCACAACATTTCAGACAGACATTGACGCGGGTACATGGTCAAATACTTGGCTTATGCACTTTAGCATCGATAAATATAAAGCGATGCATGCAGGTTGTCCTAGGAAACGTTTATCACATGAGTACTCCATGGAAACCGCCGATAGCACTCGCCACACAATTACAactacaacttttttaaattaa